A genomic region of Papaver somniferum cultivar HN1 chromosome 7, ASM357369v1, whole genome shotgun sequence contains the following coding sequences:
- the LOC113296852 gene encoding uncharacterized protein LOC113296852: protein MVKQSIRRFFLHIEYNANLQKKQEPYRQFVYSLLTQSRSQCSKADKPQCNGSKEAKDASQKGQSSRSSNLSRRGSDHDDLDENKWKLELAWLSKALEPAFQLCRWALPTGSDNGQNPPPSSRSLTEILASIQKSKIGIQDWSLSDLTMGLYLTYLRQASAARVEDIKGIQISSNSIVQDLIYHTELAKGAYKENAAGLARNSMLQERNVLKFVNSSSVMRPGYYIGIDIRNKLVILGIRGTHAVYDFITDVISSSEKEVTFEGFSSHFGTAEAARWFLRHEIVTIRKCLEKHEGFRLRLVGHSLGGAAASLLAIMLRKKSEEELGFSPDIVTAIGVGTPPCLSKELAESCASYVSTLVLQDDIVPRLSVASLQRLREEILQTDWRKILEKEDWKSVVDMIANAKQVVSSVQDVARKLADYASFGSKTDSSDDSVRKELLPVRAKETSPGDNSTSVVNEGSVDIPEELFIPGTLYFLKRDLDVGKQSKYSTDSKARESYTLWQRNPGEHFQNILLSGNLISDHKCDNHYYALRDVLKCLARPENEKGIYG from the exons ATGGTGAAACAATCTATAAGAAGATTCTTCCTGCATATcg AGTATAATGCTAACCTGCAAAAGAAACAAGAGCCATATAGACAGTTTGTCTACAGTCTTCTTACTCAGTCTAGATCACAATGCTCGAAAGCAGATAAACCACAATGTAATGGGTCAAAGGAGGCAAAAGACGCATCCCAAAAGGGGCAATCAAGTCGCTCTTCGAACCTCAGTAGACGTGGTTCTGACCATGATGATTTGGACGAAAACAAGTGGAAGTTAGAACTTGCTTGGCTCTCAAAAGCTCTTGAACCTGCCTTTCAGTTGTGTAGGTGGGCCTTGCCTACAG GTAGCGACAATGGGCAAAATCCTCCACCTAGCAGTCGATCACTTACAGAGATTCTGGCAAGCATTCAAAAGAGTAAAATTGGTATCCAGGATTGGAGCTTAAGTGATCTAACAATGGGGTTGTATCTCACATATCTTCGTCAAGCATCTGCTGCTCGGGTCGAGGATATCAAGGGCATTCAAATCTCTTCCAATTCTATA GTTCAAGATCTCATATATCATACTGAACTGGCGAAAGGGGCATATAAGGAGAATGCTGCAGGTCTTGCAAGGAACAGCATGCTTCAAGAACGTAATGTTTTGAAATTTGTAAACAGTTCCAGTGTTATGAGACCAGGATATTATATTGGGATTGATATCAGAAACAAGCTCGTCATTCTAGGAATCCGTGGAACTCATGCTGTTTATGACTTTATCACCGACGTCATTTCTTCTAGTGAAAAGGAAGTAACATTTGAAGGTTTCTCCAGTCATTTTGGTACAGCTGAAGCTGCTCGCTGGTTTCTCCGTCACGAAATTGTAACCATAAGGAAGTGCTTGGAGAAACATGAG GGATTTAGGTTGAGGCTGGTAGGGCATTCTCTCGGAGGCGCTGCAGCTTCATTACTAGCAATAATGCTTAGGAAGAAGTCAGAAGAGGAACTTGGATTCAGTCCTGATATTGTTACGGCAATTGGGGTTGGAACTCCTCCTTGTCTTTCTAAAGAACTTGCTGAAAGCTGCGCCAGCTATGTTTCCACTCTTGTATTGCAG GATGATATAGTTCCAAGGTTAAGTGTGGCTTCACTACAGAGGTTGAGGGAGGAAATTCTTCAAACTGATTG GAGAAAAATCTTAGAGAAGGAAGACTGGAAGAGTGTTGTAGACATGATTGCAAATGCGAAACAAGTTGTTTCTTCAGTACAAGACGTGGCTAGAAAACTTGCTGATTATGCTAGTTTTGGGAGCAAGACCGATTCGTCTG ATGATTCTGTCAGAAAAGAATTACTGCCTGTTCGAGCTAAAGAGACATCACCAGGAGATAATAGTACTTCAGTCGTAAATGAGGGTTCAGTTGACATCCCCGAGGAATTGTTTATTCCTGGAACTCTGTATTTTCTAAAGAGGGATCTGGATGTGGGTAAACAAAGCAAATACAGTACTGATAGCAAAGCAAGGGAATCATACACGCTCTGGCAGAGAAATCCTGGTGAACACTTCCAAAATATTTTGTTGTCCGGCAACTTAATTTCAGATCATAAGTGTGATAACCATTACTATGCTCTCAGAGACGTGTTGAAGTGTTTGGCACGACCTGAGAATGAAAAAGGCATTTATGGATAA